From one Streptomyces sp. R41 genomic stretch:
- a CDS encoding TetR/AcrR family transcriptional regulator, whose translation MSIQTRRELERAERERLIVTAARELAETEGWDAVTTRRLAAEIEYSQPVLYSHFKGKGAIMAAVAVRGFAGPAEEQRAARTEASDPSGTLVAVGAAYTEFGERRPALYDAMFTHAADLPFATPEAPPALGDAFGEPHRTIRPLAGDDDQGILTETFWSGPHGLVTLMRSGRLPREGHDRRLSLLIGRFAPPS comes from the coding sequence ATGTCGATCCAGACGCGCCGAGAGCTTGAACGAGCGGAGCGCGAGCGGCTGATCGTCACGGCCGCGCGGGAACTGGCCGAGACCGAGGGCTGGGACGCGGTGACCACGCGTCGGCTCGCCGCCGAGATCGAGTACAGCCAGCCCGTGCTGTACAGCCACTTCAAGGGCAAGGGCGCCATCATGGCCGCCGTCGCCGTGCGGGGCTTCGCCGGGCCGGCGGAGGAACAGCGCGCGGCCCGTACGGAGGCGTCCGATCCGAGTGGGACCCTCGTCGCCGTCGGCGCGGCCTACACGGAGTTCGGTGAGCGGCGCCCCGCGCTGTACGACGCGATGTTCACGCACGCCGCCGACCTGCCGTTCGCGACGCCCGAGGCGCCGCCCGCCCTGGGGGACGCCTTCGGCGAACCGCACCGGACCATCCGGCCGCTCGCGGGGGACGACGACCAGGGCATCCTCACGGAGACCTTCTGGAGCGGACCGCACGGGCTCGTCACGCTGATGCGCAGTGGACGCCTCCCCCGCGAGGGCCACGATCGCCGGCTGTCCCTGCTGATCGGCCGCTTCGCCCCGCCCTCGTAG
- a CDS encoding cupin domain-containing protein: MSLIVPDFDKSVVVRSAEAEVIGRAPTAIQLLADSSSTGGALSTLRATLTDGADGAKPHHHAGSAELFYMLDGTAQLLSGEEIVTAERGDLVVVPPGVPHAFAAAPGHDADILIVITPGVERFEYFRHLERIAFGKVPPESLLEVQELYDTYFRQSPAWDGRR; this comes from the coding sequence ATGTCGTTGATCGTGCCGGACTTCGACAAGTCCGTGGTCGTCCGCTCCGCGGAGGCCGAAGTGATCGGCCGGGCCCCCACCGCCATCCAACTGCTGGCCGACAGCAGCTCGACCGGTGGCGCGCTGTCCACCCTGCGCGCCACCCTCACCGACGGCGCCGACGGCGCCAAGCCGCACCACCACGCCGGCTCCGCCGAGCTGTTCTACATGCTCGACGGCACCGCCCAGCTCCTCTCGGGCGAAGAGATCGTGACCGCAGAGCGCGGCGACCTCGTCGTCGTACCGCCCGGCGTTCCGCACGCCTTCGCCGCCGCACCGGGGCACGACGCCGACATCCTCATCGTCATCACTCCCGGCGTCGAACGCTTCGAGTACTTCCGGCACTTGGAGCGCATCGCCTTCGGCAAGGTGCCGCCGGAGAGCCTGCTGGAGGTCCAGGAGCTGTACGACACGTACTTCCGGCAGAGTCCGGCGTGGGACGGACGGCGCTGA
- a CDS encoding ABC transporter — MTALLRYQTALLLRSQRWLPPFILYAAFLAIGVQSGEPVLDSLGYSAAAVLPVAAWLVRICATNEPPAARSCVGAAVGPGRAHLACLAVALGAAVLLGAAATLVVTVISDPASTDHQKRVPVLAAGGAGFLAALVCALTTWPLLRSPGRAVPAMLLATLLALVVTGSPAHAVLTDLITGSQAGTVPAPLLPLAAAALLTAAAIAAACALTSRRPA; from the coding sequence ATGACCGCCCTGCTCCGCTACCAGACCGCCCTCCTGTTGCGCTCCCAGCGCTGGTTGCCGCCGTTCATCCTGTACGCGGCGTTCCTCGCGATCGGTGTGCAGAGCGGTGAGCCGGTGCTCGACTCGCTCGGCTACTCGGCCGCGGCCGTGCTGCCCGTCGCCGCGTGGCTGGTACGGATCTGCGCGACCAACGAGCCGCCCGCGGCGCGCAGTTGTGTGGGAGCGGCAGTCGGGCCCGGGCGGGCGCACCTGGCCTGTCTGGCCGTCGCGCTGGGGGCGGCTGTGCTCCTCGGGGCGGCGGCGACGCTGGTCGTCACGGTGATCAGCGATCCGGCGAGTACGGACCACCAGAAGCGGGTGCCGGTGCTCGCGGCGGGCGGCGCCGGGTTCCTCGCGGCGCTCGTCTGCGCGCTCACGACCTGGCCGCTGCTGCGTTCACCGGGCCGCGCGGTTCCCGCGATGCTGCTCGCGACCCTGCTCGCGCTGGTGGTCACGGGCTCACCGGCCCACGCCGTACTCACCGACCTGATCACCGGCTCGCAGGCGGGCACGGTCCCCGCGCCGCTGCTGCCGCTGGCGGCCGCCGCACTGCTCACGGCGGCCGCGATCGCCGCGGCCTGCGCGCTCACCTCGCGCAGGCCGGCCTGA
- a CDS encoding peptidyl-tRNA hydrolase — MTSDPSVPGDSPFRSERTARDEAPQFVLPLVVRIEKAAPPARTDALETAARAVLTILGDERSLGDGEWAGAMRDWQDARIRKVVRRARGAEWRRAEALPGITVTGKSAEVRVFPPVPLDGWPKDLARLQVSGTDLDDPEPPVDADPTAPVLWLNPDLDMSAGKTMAQAGHGAQLAWWELSDEERAAWRDAGYPLAVRTADPGRWSELTTSGLPLVRDAGFTEIAPGSCTVVADHPALRR, encoded by the coding sequence GTGACCAGTGATCCTTCCGTTCCCGGCGACAGCCCCTTCCGTTCCGAGCGCACCGCGCGCGACGAGGCGCCGCAGTTCGTGCTGCCCCTGGTCGTGCGCATCGAGAAGGCCGCTCCCCCGGCGCGTACCGACGCGCTGGAGACCGCGGCCCGCGCCGTGCTGACCATCCTCGGCGACGAGCGGTCACTCGGGGACGGGGAATGGGCGGGGGCGATGCGGGACTGGCAGGACGCGCGGATCCGCAAGGTCGTCCGGCGGGCGCGCGGCGCCGAGTGGCGGCGGGCCGAGGCGCTGCCCGGCATCACGGTGACGGGGAAGTCCGCCGAGGTGCGCGTCTTCCCGCCGGTCCCGCTGGACGGCTGGCCCAAGGACCTGGCCAGGCTCCAGGTCTCCGGCACGGACCTCGACGACCCGGAGCCGCCGGTGGACGCCGACCCGACGGCGCCCGTGCTGTGGCTCAACCCCGACCTCGACATGTCGGCCGGCAAGACGATGGCGCAGGCGGGCCATGGCGCCCAACTGGCCTGGTGGGAGCTGTCCGACGAGGAGCGCGCGGCCTGGCGCGACGCGGGCTACCCGCTCGCCGTGCGCACCGCGGACCCGGGCCGCTGGAGTGAACTCACCACCTCCGGACTCCCGTTGGTCCGCGACGCGGGCTTCACGGAGATCGCGCCGGGGTCGTGCACGGTGGTCGCGGACCATCCGGCGCTGCGCCGCTGA
- a CDS encoding TetR/AcrR family transcriptional regulator — translation MAGTRLDGRVERGNRTRQLVLRRTVDIASVEGLEALSVGRLATELRLSKSGVFALFGSKQELQLATVREAARIYVEQVIRPAAETPAGIARVRRLCELWLDYSQGRVFPGGCFFYEVIAEFDARPGPVHDAVVRAQRDWTDHVERAVAEARDLGDLHPDTDAPQLAFEFIALMETANAVSVLHDETVAYRRARVAITSRLRAAATDPSRVPEVS, via the coding sequence ATGGCCGGCACCCGGCTGGACGGCAGGGTCGAACGCGGCAACCGCACACGGCAGTTGGTGCTGCGCCGCACCGTCGACATCGCCTCCGTCGAGGGACTGGAGGCGTTGTCCGTCGGACGCCTGGCCACCGAGCTCCGGCTCAGCAAGAGCGGGGTCTTCGCGCTCTTCGGCTCCAAGCAGGAGCTCCAGCTGGCCACCGTGCGGGAGGCGGCGCGGATCTACGTCGAGCAGGTGATCCGGCCCGCGGCCGAGACCCCGGCCGGGATCGCCCGCGTCCGGCGGCTGTGCGAACTCTGGCTGGACTACTCCCAGGGCAGGGTCTTCCCGGGCGGCTGCTTCTTCTACGAGGTCATCGCCGAGTTCGACGCCAGGCCGGGGCCCGTGCACGACGCGGTGGTACGCGCCCAGCGGGACTGGACGGACCACGTGGAGCGCGCCGTCGCCGAGGCCCGCGACCTCGGCGACCTCCACCCCGACACCGACGCCCCCCAACTCGCCTTCGAGTTCATCGCGTTGATGGAGACGGCCAACGCCGTCTCCGTCCTGCACGACGAGACCGTCGCCTACCGCAGGGCCCGCGTCGCGATCACCTCGCGGCTGAGGGCAGCGGCGACGGATCCGTCCCGGGTTCCTGAAGTGTCCTGA
- a CDS encoding DUF4267 domain-containing protein, which produces MLTPTAYGLAIVLDLLVLFIGARFLLQPQPAAAAYGVPAKPRGDVAYLEIKGLRDATFGVMGLALLAFASATAEAWFMLIVALAPLGDTLIVLRHGGTKATAFGIHFATAVVVLISAVLLFAV; this is translated from the coding sequence GTGCTCACTCCCACGGCCTACGGCCTTGCCATCGTGCTCGACCTCCTCGTCCTGTTCATCGGCGCCCGGTTCCTGCTGCAGCCGCAGCCGGCCGCCGCCGCATACGGCGTTCCCGCCAAGCCGCGGGGCGACGTCGCCTATCTGGAGATCAAGGGCCTGCGCGACGCGACCTTCGGCGTCATGGGCCTGGCCCTGCTCGCCTTCGCCAGCGCGACCGCCGAGGCGTGGTTCATGCTGATCGTGGCGCTGGCACCGCTCGGCGACACGCTGATCGTGCTGCGCCACGGCGGCACGAAGGCGACCGCGTTCGGAATTCACTTCGCCACGGCGGTCGTTGTCCTCATCAGCGCAGTACTGCTCTTCGCGGTCTGA
- a CDS encoding TetR/AcrR family transcriptional regulator: MDMVQRQIKKARLSARDWADAALAAIGEGGGLAAVAVEPLAARLGATKGSFYWHFDNREALIEAALARWVEADTEEIIAAVETEPDPEKRLRRLFTEVTKPASADPLEVSLLASTDHPQVAAALRQVTERRIGYLAGLFTELGFAEDEARRRGLMAYSFYLGHTQLGHAVPSALPSREDFPAYLEATMDALLRRT; the protein is encoded by the coding sequence ATGGACATGGTGCAACGGCAGATCAAGAAGGCGAGGCTCAGCGCCCGCGACTGGGCGGACGCCGCGCTCGCCGCCATCGGTGAAGGCGGCGGCCTCGCGGCGGTGGCGGTCGAGCCGCTCGCCGCCCGCCTCGGTGCCACGAAGGGCAGCTTCTACTGGCACTTCGACAATCGCGAGGCACTGATCGAGGCGGCGCTCGCCCGCTGGGTCGAGGCGGACACCGAGGAGATCATCGCGGCGGTGGAGACCGAGCCGGACCCGGAGAAACGTCTACGCAGGCTGTTCACCGAGGTCACCAAGCCGGCCAGCGCGGATCCACTCGAGGTCTCGCTGCTCGCCAGCACCGACCACCCTCAAGTCGCCGCCGCGCTGCGACAGGTCACCGAGCGCCGGATCGGCTACCTGGCCGGGCTCTTCACCGAGCTCGGCTTCGCCGAGGACGAGGCGCGGCGGCGCGGGCTGATGGCGTACAGCTTCTATCTGGGGCACACCCAGCTCGGCCATGCCGTGCCGTCCGCGCTGCCCTCGCGCGAGGACTTCCCCGCATATCTGGAGGCGACGATGGACGCGCTCCTCCGGCGCACATAG
- a CDS encoding polysaccharide deacetylase family protein: protein MIIPVRRFAATCALGALGAALAACGAPGTPHAALPGHPASASAAPSRPPTLAPGPAGLTPVFMNGPRTPDKTVALTFDADMTADQGPRAANGEHFDNPRLIATLRGFKVPATVFMTGRWADEYPEEAKDIGQDPLFEIANHSYSHYAFTDNCYGLPTVPEDRMRADVERAYTAFKKAGVRNAMPYFRFPGGCYDQQALRTLSAVGVTAVQWDVVSGDAFATDADAVARQVLEGVKPGSVVVMHCTRSAAPATEEALRTIVPELRKKGYRFVKVSQLIGTAARLHH from the coding sequence GTGATCATTCCAGTACGACGATTCGCCGCGACCTGCGCCCTCGGCGCTCTGGGGGCCGCGCTCGCCGCCTGTGGTGCCCCCGGCACCCCGCACGCCGCCCTTCCAGGGCACCCCGCGTCCGCCAGTGCCGCGCCGTCGCGGCCTCCGACGCTCGCCCCCGGTCCCGCCGGACTGACCCCCGTCTTCATGAACGGTCCGCGGACGCCCGACAAGACCGTCGCGCTGACCTTCGACGCGGACATGACCGCGGATCAGGGGCCGCGGGCGGCGAACGGGGAGCACTTCGACAATCCCCGACTGATCGCGACGCTACGCGGGTTCAAGGTGCCGGCGACCGTGTTCATGACGGGACGGTGGGCCGACGAGTACCCGGAGGAGGCCAAGGACATCGGGCAGGACCCGCTGTTCGAGATCGCCAACCACTCGTACAGCCACTACGCCTTCACGGACAACTGCTACGGGCTGCCGACCGTGCCCGAGGACCGGATGCGGGCGGACGTGGAGCGCGCGTACACCGCCTTCAAGAAGGCGGGCGTGCGGAACGCCATGCCGTACTTCCGTTTCCCCGGTGGGTGCTACGACCAGCAGGCCCTGCGGACGCTGAGCGCCGTCGGTGTGACCGCCGTGCAGTGGGACGTGGTGAGCGGCGACGCGTTCGCGACGGATGCGGATGCCGTGGCGCGGCAGGTCCTCGAGGGCGTGAAGCCGGGGTCCGTCGTCGTGATGCACTGCACGCGGAGTGCGGCGCCCGCGACCGAGGAGGCCCTGCGGACGATCGTTCCCGAGCTGCGCAAGAAGGGGTACCGGTTCGTGAAGGTGTCCCAGCTGATCGGGACGGCGGCGCGCCTCCACCACTGA
- a CDS encoding TIGR03086 family metal-binding protein, producing MTTTGPDIVELDRIAVLESLRVVEPAREADWERDTPCAGWTLRRLVAHMTAQHYGFAAAARGAGHEEAYWREPEDMSDPGRTYRGAATTVLAAFAEPGVGEREFVLPELGVAVPGRLAVGFHFIDYVVHAWDVAATLGAGLDLPGHVLDAGLAVARRVPTDPAGRGAGFAFAPALDVPAGSEPLEEALRLLGRDPKKWPLPS from the coding sequence ATGACAACGACTGGACCGGACATCGTCGAACTCGACCGGATCGCCGTACTCGAGTCGCTCAGGGTCGTGGAGCCGGCGCGGGAGGCGGACTGGGAGCGGGACACACCCTGCGCCGGGTGGACGCTGCGGCGGCTGGTGGCGCACATGACCGCGCAGCACTACGGCTTCGCGGCGGCCGCGCGCGGGGCAGGGCACGAGGAGGCGTACTGGCGGGAACCGGAGGACATGAGCGATCCGGGGCGGACATATCGGGGAGCGGCGACGACGGTGCTCGCCGCGTTCGCCGAACCGGGGGTCGGGGAGCGCGAGTTCGTACTGCCGGAGCTCGGAGTCGCAGTCCCCGGGCGGCTGGCTGTCGGCTTCCATTTCATCGACTACGTGGTGCACGCGTGGGATGTGGCCGCCACGCTCGGCGCCGGGCTCGACCTGCCCGGCCATGTCCTCGACGCGGGGCTGGCCGTCGCCCGCCGCGTACCGACGGATCCGGCGGGCCGCGGGGCGGGGTTCGCGTTCGCGCCGGCCCTCGACGTACCGGCAGGGTCGGAGCCGCTGGAAGAAGCGCTGCGGCTCCTTGGACGCGACCCGAAGAAGTGGCCGCTGCCGAGCTGA
- a CDS encoding ATP-binding cassette domain-containing protein produces MKRELRLEGVGRRYGIHGPWVLRGVDLVVTPGTLIRVDGANGTGKSTLLRLLAGIDASTEGRITGRPRTAYVPERFPAALPFTASGYLTHLGAVHGLTRTAAARAADEWLERLGAAGYARTPMSELSKGSSQKVAVAQALLAEPELLVLDEAWTGLDTAARAELERAVAERTATGATVVFVDHDPRRLAGAPDATYTVIEGSLNRRTDSVTSVLTGPHVVVEAEGPPDAEPSAEAAGLSTSVRRTAPGTTRFTVPESHSDVLLRSLLGARPPWHVVSVGRGHPKDPSESAVRPLETESHR; encoded by the coding sequence ATGAAACGTGAGCTCCGGCTGGAGGGGGTCGGCCGTCGTTACGGCATCCACGGACCCTGGGTGCTGCGCGGGGTGGACCTTGTCGTGACCCCCGGCACGCTGATCCGCGTCGACGGCGCCAACGGCACCGGGAAATCAACCCTGTTGAGACTCCTCGCGGGGATCGACGCGTCCACCGAGGGCCGGATCACCGGGCGCCCACGCACGGCGTATGTCCCCGAGCGCTTCCCAGCCGCCCTCCCCTTCACCGCGTCCGGGTACCTCACCCACCTCGGTGCCGTCCACGGCCTGACCCGTACCGCCGCCGCCCGCGCCGCCGACGAGTGGCTGGAGCGGCTCGGCGCCGCCGGGTACGCCCGTACGCCCATGTCGGAGCTGTCCAAGGGCAGCAGCCAGAAGGTCGCCGTCGCCCAGGCCCTTCTCGCCGAGCCGGAGCTGCTCGTCCTCGACGAGGCCTGGACCGGCCTCGACACCGCCGCCCGCGCCGAACTGGAACGCGCCGTCGCCGAGCGCACCGCCACCGGCGCCACGGTGGTCTTCGTCGACCACGACCCGAGGCGCCTGGCGGGGGCACCCGACGCGACGTACACGGTGATCGAAGGGTCCCTCAACCGCCGTACGGACAGCGTCACTTCGGTGCTGACCGGACCGCACGTCGTCGTCGAGGCCGAGGGACCGCCGGACGCGGAGCCGTCCGCCGAAGCGGCCGGGCTGTCGACGTCCGTGCGGCGGACCGCACCGGGGACGACACGCTTCACCGTGCCCGAGTCGCACTCGGACGTGCTGCTCAGGTCTCTGCTGGGCGCACGGCCGCCGTGGCACGTGGTGAGCGTGGGCAGAGGACACCCGAAGGACCCGTCAGAGAGCGCCGTACGCCCGCTCGAAACCGAAAGCCACCGATGA
- a CDS encoding DUF2867 domain-containing protein → MLKDKPVAVRIPEGARLIRTAVDRPDYQDAYAMELRPGMPRDPAAWTGILRDAFPIAAQRDGEALMDVSTAGLDAWASIVVDEKYVTLCSSVKTNAWRSRLYWGVVKRVHPFMARAMMVRTHRKLALAARNAA, encoded by the coding sequence ATGCTCAAGGACAAACCCGTAGCGGTGAGGATTCCCGAAGGCGCTCGGCTGATCAGGACAGCCGTGGACCGGCCCGACTATCAGGACGCGTACGCCATGGAGTTGCGGCCCGGGATGCCGCGCGATCCGGCGGCCTGGACGGGCATCCTGCGTGACGCCTTTCCGATCGCGGCGCAGCGGGACGGCGAGGCGCTCATGGACGTGAGCACGGCCGGCCTCGACGCCTGGGCCTCGATCGTCGTCGACGAGAAGTACGTCACCCTCTGCAGCTCGGTGAAGACGAACGCGTGGCGCTCCAGGCTCTATTGGGGCGTCGTGAAAAGGGTTCACCCCTTCATGGCCCGCGCCATGATGGTCCGTACCCACCGCAAGCTCGCGCTCGCCGCACGGAACGCCGCGTAG